The Hymenobacter oligotrophus genome has a window encoding:
- a CDS encoding MDR family MFS transporter produces MHHPLTHRDRMLTLAGVLIAMFLGALDQTIVSTALPRIVADLQGLERFTWVATAYLAASTALVPIYGKLADTFPRRNIEIVAVSVFLLGSALCGLAGEFGPLPLLGDGMSQLIFFRVVQGFGGAGLFALAFIIIADLFPPAERGRYQGYVGAVFGISSVLGPFLGGLLTDLGDNLLPGVAGWRLVFYVNLPLGAVALWFILKNMPKLPPTGASTRLDISAALLLIGGVGGLIVALQLNKATYPWASATTLGLLGAASLLLATFVLRSVRSEHPILDFGLFGNPVFRSANAALFLLGGTFLSIIIFEPLFMVNVLGTSATRAGMSLIPLSLGVVTGSNVAGQMVSRRGGQYKRWMLAGGALLLVGLWLMTTLSASTTYWQVLLYVFVCGVGVGPSMPLYTLAVQNATEPRLIGQATSASQFFRQIGGVVAAALLGTVLTLQLAQTLPTQAAATSRTSPKQVVVSEGPALPAVAAPAGGQLAPEVRKAFVVAINNIYRITMGLVVLGLGATLLIPELPLRKTNAPAAPVLAE; encoded by the coding sequence ATGCACCACCCGCTTACGCACCGCGACCGAATGCTTACCCTGGCCGGCGTCCTGATTGCCATGTTTTTGGGCGCCCTCGATCAAACCATCGTGTCGACGGCGCTGCCTCGCATTGTGGCCGATTTGCAGGGGCTGGAGCGGTTTACGTGGGTGGCCACGGCCTACCTAGCTGCCAGCACGGCGCTGGTGCCTATTTATGGCAAACTGGCCGATACGTTTCCGCGGCGCAACATCGAGATTGTGGCCGTATCGGTGTTTTTGCTCGGCTCGGCGCTGTGCGGGTTGGCCGGGGAGTTTGGCCCGCTGCCGTTGCTCGGCGACGGCATGAGCCAGCTGATTTTTTTCCGGGTGGTGCAGGGATTTGGCGGCGCGGGGCTGTTTGCCCTGGCTTTCATCATCATCGCCGATTTGTTTCCGCCGGCCGAGCGCGGGCGGTACCAAGGCTACGTGGGCGCGGTGTTCGGCATTTCATCGGTGCTGGGTCCTTTTTTAGGCGGCCTGCTCACCGACCTAGGCGACAACCTGTTGCCCGGCGTGGCTGGCTGGCGGCTGGTGTTTTACGTGAACCTGCCCCTAGGTGCCGTGGCCCTGTGGTTTATCCTGAAAAACATGCCCAAGCTGCCCCCCACCGGCGCCAGCACCCGCCTCGATATTTCAGCTGCCTTGCTGCTGATTGGCGGAGTAGGCGGGCTTATTGTGGCCTTGCAGCTCAACAAAGCAACGTACCCGTGGGCCTCGGCCACCACGCTGGGCTTGCTGGGCGCGGCGTCCCTGCTATTGGCCACATTTGTGCTGCGCTCGGTGCGCTCCGAACACCCCATTCTGGATTTCGGCCTGTTTGGCAACCCGGTGTTCCGCTCGGCCAACGCAGCGTTGTTTCTGCTGGGCGGCACCTTCCTGAGCATCATCATTTTCGAGCCGCTGTTTATGGTAAACGTGCTGGGCACCTCGGCTACGCGCGCGGGCATGAGCCTGATTCCGCTGTCCCTAGGTGTGGTAACGGGCTCCAACGTGGCCGGGCAAATGGTATCGAGGCGGGGCGGCCAGTACAAACGCTGGATGCTGGCCGGCGGCGCCTTGCTTTTGGTAGGCCTCTGGCTGATGACGACGCTCTCGGCCAGTACCACTTACTGGCAAGTGCTGCTCTACGTGTTTGTGTGCGGCGTGGGCGTGGGGCCCAGCATGCCGCTTTACACCCTGGCGGTGCAAAACGCTACCGAGCCGCGCCTGATTGGGCAAGCCACTTCGGCCAGCCAGTTTTTTAGGCAAATTGGGGGCGTGGTGGCAGCGGCATTGCTGGGCACCGTGCTTACCCTGCAACTGGCCCAAACGCTGCCCACCCAAGCCGCAGCAACCAGCCGAACTTCGCCCAAGCAGGTTGTAGTGAGCGAAGGCCCGGCCCTGCCCGCCGTTGCGGCCCCTGCGGGCGGCCAACTGGCGCCGGAGGTGCGGAAGGCGTTTGTCGTGGCTATCAACAATATTTACCGCATCACCATGGGGTTGGTGGTGTTGGGCCTTGGCGCTACCCTGCTGATTCCGGAGCTGCCGCTGCGCAAAACCAACGCCCCAGCGGCCCCGGTGCTGGCCGAATAA
- a CDS encoding SDR family NAD(P)-dependent oxidoreductase codes for MKQPSSRNTWLKAVGIGAAVAAAALWANRRGSYDLRGKVVLITGGSRGLGLVLARQAAAEGARVAICARDPDELERARKELLAEGTEILALSRDLSDETEVRTMVAEVRNELGPIDVLINNAGIITGGPLEHMDVRDYQESMDIHFWAALHAMYAVLPDMKRRREGRIINVASVGGKVAVPHLAPYCASKFALVGLSEGFRAELLRYGVYVTTVCPGLMRTGSPRQAIVKGQHLLEFAWFMVADSLPVLTVSAGYAARQIWNAARRGDAELILGMPAKLISLLHGIAPGTVANVLSMANRTLPGPTGEEGNERRRGFESESAVTRSWLTTLTRKAERENNERNNHSPYPA; via the coding sequence ATGAAGCAACCATCCTCTCGCAATACGTGGCTAAAAGCCGTCGGCATAGGTGCCGCCGTGGCCGCCGCTGCCCTATGGGCCAACCGCCGCGGATCATATGATTTGCGCGGCAAAGTAGTGCTGATTACGGGCGGCTCGCGCGGCCTTGGGCTGGTGCTGGCACGGCAGGCCGCCGCCGAAGGCGCCCGGGTGGCCATTTGCGCCCGCGACCCCGACGAGCTGGAGCGCGCCCGCAAAGAGCTGCTGGCCGAAGGCACCGAAATCCTGGCGTTGTCGCGCGACCTCAGCGACGAAACCGAGGTGCGCACCATGGTAGCCGAAGTGCGCAACGAACTGGGCCCTATTGATGTGCTCATCAATAACGCGGGCATCATCACGGGCGGCCCCTTGGAGCACATGGACGTGCGCGACTACCAGGAGTCGATGGACATCCACTTTTGGGCCGCGCTGCACGCCATGTACGCCGTGCTGCCCGACATGAAACGCCGCCGCGAGGGGCGCATCATCAACGTTGCCTCGGTGGGCGGCAAGGTAGCCGTGCCGCACCTGGCCCCGTATTGCGCCAGCAAGTTTGCGCTGGTGGGCTTGTCCGAAGGCTTTCGGGCCGAGTTGCTGCGCTACGGCGTATACGTTACCACCGTGTGCCCCGGCCTGATGCGCACCGGCTCGCCGCGCCAAGCCATCGTGAAGGGGCAGCACTTGCTCGAGTTTGCGTGGTTTATGGTGGCCGACTCGCTGCCGGTGCTCACCGTTAGCGCCGGCTACGCCGCCCGGCAAATCTGGAACGCCGCCCGCCGCGGCGATGCGGAGCTGATCCTGGGCATGCCGGCCAAACTCATTTCGTTGCTGCACGGCATTGCGCCCGGCACCGTAGCCAACGTGCTCAGCATGGCCAACCGCACCCTGCCCGGGCCCACCGGAGAGGAGGGCAACGAGCGGCGCCGCGGCTTCGAAAGCGAATCGGCCGTTACCCGCTCGTGGCTGACCACGCTCACGCGCAAAGCCGAGCGCGAAAACAACGAGCGCAACAACCACTCGCCGTACCCTGCCTAA
- a CDS encoding glycosyl-4,4'-diaponeurosporenoate acyltransferase CrtO family protein, with product MSKLGKSVFYLCVSGVLLLSLWSLLKALLHHPGQPSVGAAFWLGGFACTTAVAGVFGMLGLAVPLHRLPGPGFYNAVNHGTISRLYRTLRVEWLRRLLCWAHYHKPRHRQAFYGGGRAQLHVLLDNTQGAEMCHLLALIAQLLLLPYFLHLGRYDLAAGATVGNLFGNFYPIVLQRHHRARLHRLGLRAQPGAVQLYPSL from the coding sequence ATGAGCAAGCTTGGCAAATCCGTGTTTTACCTGTGCGTTTCGGGCGTGTTGCTGCTCTCGCTCTGGAGCCTGCTCAAGGCCTTGCTGCACCACCCGGGGCAGCCCTCGGTAGGCGCTGCGTTTTGGCTGGGCGGGTTTGCGTGCACCACGGCAGTGGCGGGGGTGTTTGGCATGCTGGGCCTGGCCGTGCCGCTGCACCGCCTGCCGGGGCCGGGCTTTTATAACGCGGTAAATCACGGCACCATCAGCCGGCTTTACCGCACCCTGCGCGTTGAGTGGCTGCGCCGCTTGTTGTGCTGGGCCCATTACCACAAGCCGCGGCACCGGCAGGCGTTTTACGGGGGCGGCCGGGCCCAGCTGCACGTATTGCTCGACAATACCCAAGGCGCCGAAATGTGTCACCTACTGGCCTTAATAGCCCAATTGCTGCTGCTGCCGTACTTTCTGCACCTAGGCCGCTACGATTTGGCCGCCGGCGCCACAGTGGGCAACTTGTTCGGCAATTTTTACCCCATCGTGCTGCAGCGCCACCACCGTGCCCGCCTGCACCGGCTGGGCCTGCGGGCGCAACCCGGCGCGGTGCAGCTCTATCCTTCGCTTTAG
- a CDS encoding MGH1-like glycoside hydrolase domain-containing protein: MTQEQLRLADTKAQTAHWQRFGPYLTERQWGTVREDYSAEGNAWDHITHDMARSYAYRWGEEGIGGISDHRQLLCFSVALWNEQDGILKERLFGLTNGQGNHGEDVKESYYYLDNTPSHSYMKMLYKYPQQEYPYVELVEENARRTRHEPEYELHDTGIFDEGRYFDVFIEYAKAGPDDILIQVTAHNRGPEAAPLRLLPQVWFRNTWAWGTDDYRPAMRQAAPGVVQIDHKELGTYWLYCDEAPELLFCDNDTNGARLYDLEATELYFKDGINDYVIDGNAEAVNPARQGTKVAAHYRTTVGPGKAHTVRLRLSTTEHPQPFADFAEVVAARLREADAFYAELQEKLPDADAQNIQRQALAGMLWSKQFYYYDVAQWLEGDPAMLAPPAERRNGRNNNWRHLYNADIISMPDKWEYPWYAAWDLAFHCVPLAMVDPYFAKGQLRLLTRDWYMHPNGQLPAYEWNLSDVNPPVHAWATWRVYKMDKKQNGGVGDLHFLESVFHRLTLNFTWWVNRKDRNNHNIFEGGFLGLDNIGVFDRSAPLPTGGYIEQADGTSWMAMYALNLMRIALELAKTNPVYQDIASKFFEHFLYIAEAMTKAGDGSFNLWDEDDEFFYDVLHLPDGQRTKLKVRSIVGLIPLFAVEVLDEELLEAMPDFTRRLRWMFDNRPHLAELVSRWQEPGKGERHLLSLLRGHRMKKLLERMLDETEFLSEYGIRALSCCHRDNPYVFRTLEADFTVTYVPGESESDLFGGNSNWRGPIWFPINYLIIESLQRFHFYYGKEFRVEYPTGSGQLHNLLEVATALAGRLNKLFRRDENGCRPALGNSELLQHDPHFRDYLLFHEYFHGDDGHGLGASHQTGWTGLIARLLQMDPSPETTQTHQPSVAKGALGG; encoded by the coding sequence ATGACGCAGGAACAACTACGTTTGGCCGATACCAAAGCGCAAACGGCGCACTGGCAGCGGTTTGGACCATACCTAACCGAACGCCAGTGGGGCACCGTACGCGAAGATTATAGTGCCGAAGGCAACGCCTGGGACCACATTACCCACGACATGGCCCGCAGCTACGCCTACCGCTGGGGCGAAGAGGGCATCGGCGGCATTTCGGACCACCGCCAGCTGCTGTGCTTTTCGGTGGCGCTCTGGAACGAGCAGGATGGCATTTTGAAGGAGCGGCTGTTTGGCCTCACCAACGGGCAAGGCAACCACGGCGAAGACGTGAAGGAGAGTTATTACTACCTCGACAACACGCCCTCGCACTCCTACATGAAGATGCTGTACAAGTATCCGCAGCAGGAGTATCCGTACGTGGAGCTGGTTGAGGAAAACGCCCGCCGCACCCGCCACGAGCCCGAATACGAGCTGCACGACACCGGCATCTTCGACGAAGGCCGCTACTTCGATGTGTTCATCGAGTACGCCAAAGCCGGCCCCGACGACATCCTCATACAGGTTACCGCCCACAACCGCGGCCCCGAGGCGGCGCCCTTGCGCTTGCTGCCGCAAGTGTGGTTTCGGAACACCTGGGCCTGGGGCACCGACGATTACCGCCCCGCCATGCGCCAAGCCGCGCCCGGCGTGGTGCAAATCGACCACAAGGAGCTGGGAACCTACTGGCTGTACTGCGACGAAGCGCCCGAACTGCTGTTTTGCGACAACGACACCAACGGCGCCCGCCTCTACGACTTGGAGGCCACCGAGCTGTACTTCAAAGACGGCATCAACGACTACGTGATAGATGGCAACGCCGAGGCCGTAAACCCTGCCCGCCAAGGCACCAAAGTAGCCGCCCACTACCGCACTACGGTAGGGCCGGGGAAAGCGCATACCGTGCGGCTGCGCCTCAGCACAACCGAACACCCGCAGCCCTTTGCCGATTTTGCCGAAGTGGTAGCAGCGCGCCTGCGCGAAGCCGACGCCTTTTACGCTGAGCTGCAAGAAAAACTGCCCGATGCCGACGCCCAAAACATTCAGCGCCAAGCCCTGGCCGGCATGCTCTGGAGCAAGCAGTTTTACTACTACGACGTAGCCCAATGGCTCGAGGGCGACCCCGCCATGCTGGCCCCGCCCGCCGAGCGCCGCAACGGCCGCAACAACAACTGGCGCCACCTCTACAATGCCGACATCATCTCGATGCCCGACAAGTGGGAGTACCCGTGGTACGCCGCCTGGGATTTGGCCTTCCACTGCGTGCCCTTGGCTATGGTCGACCCGTACTTTGCCAAAGGCCAGCTGCGCCTGCTCACCCGCGACTGGTACATGCACCCCAACGGCCAGCTGCCTGCCTACGAGTGGAACCTGAGCGACGTGAACCCGCCCGTGCACGCCTGGGCCACTTGGCGCGTGTACAAGATGGACAAGAAGCAGAACGGCGGCGTGGGCGACCTGCACTTCCTCGAGTCGGTGTTTCACCGCCTCACGCTCAACTTTACGTGGTGGGTAAACCGCAAAGACCGCAACAACCACAACATCTTCGAGGGCGGCTTCCTGGGGCTGGATAACATCGGCGTGTTCGACCGCTCGGCCCCGCTGCCCACCGGCGGCTACATCGAGCAGGCCGATGGCACCTCTTGGATGGCCATGTACGCGCTTAACCTGATGCGCATTGCGCTGGAGTTGGCCAAAACCAACCCCGTGTACCAGGATATTGCCAGCAAATTCTTCGAGCACTTCCTCTACATCGCCGAGGCCATGACCAAGGCCGGCGACGGTAGCTTTAACCTCTGGGACGAGGACGACGAGTTCTTCTACGACGTGCTGCACCTGCCCGACGGCCAGCGTACCAAGCTGAAAGTACGCTCCATCGTGGGCTTGATTCCGCTGTTTGCCGTGGAGGTGCTCGACGAGGAACTGCTCGAGGCCATGCCCGATTTCACGCGCCGCCTGCGCTGGATGTTCGACAACCGCCCGCACCTGGCCGAGTTGGTCTCTAGGTGGCAAGAGCCGGGCAAAGGCGAACGGCACCTGTTGTCGCTGCTGCGGGGTCACCGCATGAAAAAGCTGCTCGAACGCATGCTCGACGAAACGGAGTTTTTGTCGGAATACGGTATCCGGGCCCTTTCGTGCTGCCACCGCGACAACCCCTACGTGTTCCGCACGCTCGAGGCCGACTTCACCGTGACGTACGTGCCGGGCGAGTCGGAATCGGACTTGTTTGGCGGCAACTCCAATTGGCGCGGGCCCATCTGGTTTCCTATCAACTACCTCATTATCGAGTCGTTGCAACGCTTCCACTTTTACTACGGCAAGGAGTTTCGGGTGGAATATCCCACCGGCTCGGGGCAACTCCACAACCTGCTCGAAGTGGCCACAGCGCTGGCCGGACGGCTGAACAAGCTTTTCCGGCGCGACGAAAACGGCTGCCGTCCCGCCCTCGGCAACTCCGAGTTGCTGCAGCACGACCCGCACTTCCGCGATTACCTGCTTTTCCACGAGTACTTCCACGGCGACGACGGCCACGGCCTAGGTGCCAGCCACCAAACCGGCTGGACGGGCCTAATTGCGCGCCTGCTGCAAATGGATCCTTCGCCTGAAACCACCCAAACCCACCAGCCCTCCGTGGCCAAAGGAGCCCTAGGTGGCTAG
- a CDS encoding sulfite exporter TauE/SafE family protein, whose protein sequence is MEHLDATLALLCAFAFLAGFVDSIVGGGGLIQLPAMLLLLKGVPVPTVLGTGKVSSVAGTAAALRRYAGQVPIRWQAVGAAAVAAGVFSFLGARVVSLLPSELLRPLVLGLLVVIAIYTFWRKDFGSIHAPRLPESREPYYGVLIGVLIGFYDGFFGPGTGSFLLFAFVGVFGYNFLSASASAKVVNVATNLTALAYFAYTGHILWQVALPMAACNMLGSSLGARTALKQGVGFVRVLFLVVVGGIILKLGADTFGLHF, encoded by the coding sequence ATGGAACACCTCGACGCTACGCTGGCGCTGCTTTGTGCCTTTGCTTTTCTGGCTGGTTTTGTTGACTCGATTGTGGGCGGCGGCGGGCTGATTCAGCTACCCGCCATGTTGCTGCTGCTCAAGGGCGTGCCGGTGCCCACGGTGCTCGGCACGGGCAAGGTGTCGTCGGTGGCCGGTACGGCGGCGGCGCTGCGGCGCTACGCGGGCCAAGTGCCCATTCGGTGGCAGGCAGTAGGGGCGGCGGCCGTTGCGGCTGGGGTGTTTTCGTTTCTGGGGGCGCGGGTGGTGTCGCTGCTGCCCTCGGAGCTGCTGCGGCCGCTGGTGCTGGGCTTGCTGGTAGTTATTGCCATCTACACCTTCTGGCGCAAAGATTTCGGCTCCATTCATGCGCCGCGCCTTCCCGAAAGCCGCGAGCCATACTACGGCGTGCTCATCGGCGTGCTAATTGGGTTTTACGACGGGTTTTTCGGGCCCGGTACCGGCAGCTTTCTGCTGTTCGCCTTCGTCGGAGTTTTTGGCTACAACTTCCTGAGCGCGTCGGCCTCGGCCAAGGTGGTGAACGTGGCTACTAACCTCACGGCCCTGGCTTATTTCGCCTACACCGGGCATATTCTGTGGCAAGTGGCCCTGCCCATGGCCGCCTGCAACATGCTGGGCTCCAGCCTAGGTGCCCGTACGGCGCTCAAGCAAGGGGTAGGCTTTGTGCGGGTGCTTTTCCTAGTGGTGGTCGGCGGCATCATTCTCAAGCTCGGCGCCGATACGTTCGGGCTGCATTTCTGA
- a CDS encoding ankyrin repeat domain-containing protein has protein sequence MKKLLLFFGLLLGVVFTSAAQAPNKDLFKAVMKNDAAAVETLLKGGADANAAIEVMPGFKTTYLITAVTNGNLDIVKKLVQYKAQVNAKDAGQETALMAAAAKGDKAMVEFLLASGADPKATDSQGNTALNAAKTGGNKDVISLIEQKSK, from the coding sequence ATGAAAAAACTACTGCTCTTTTTTGGCCTGCTGCTAGGCGTGGTGTTTACAAGCGCCGCCCAGGCCCCCAACAAGGATTTGTTTAAGGCAGTGATGAAAAACGACGCTGCCGCCGTGGAAACCCTGCTGAAAGGCGGCGCCGATGCCAACGCGGCCATCGAGGTAATGCCCGGCTTCAAAACCACGTACCTGATTACGGCCGTCACCAACGGCAATTTGGATATTGTAAAGAAGCTCGTGCAATATAAGGCGCAAGTAAACGCCAAAGACGCCGGTCAGGAAACCGCCCTGATGGCTGCCGCCGCCAAAGGCGACAAAGCCATGGTGGAGTTTCTGCTGGCCAGCGGCGCCGATCCCAAAGCCACCGACAGCCAAGGCAACACGGCCCTGAACGCGGCCAAAACCGGCGGCAACAAAGACGTTATCAGCCTGATCGAGCAGAAATCGAAGTAG
- the phhA gene encoding phenylalanine 4-monooxygenase produces the protein MQALQQHYDQYTAEDRQVWQLLFERQLQALPGRAAPEFMEGLARIGFTADRIPDFRQVNPVLRRLTGWELVAVPGIVDDAVFFGMLAAKQFPATTWLRKLSELDYLEEPDMFHDVFGHVPLLTNAEFCRFLHQLGHIGLRHASDPAAVELLARLYWFTVEFGLIRDAGSGEARIYGAGILSSAGETRYSLGDEPTRLPFGVATVLDTAFRKDEFQTQYFVLESLDQLYATLPQVQQQLREVIVAEL, from the coding sequence ATGCAAGCCCTCCAACAACATTACGACCAGTACACCGCCGAAGACCGCCAAGTGTGGCAATTGCTCTTTGAGCGCCAGTTACAAGCCCTGCCCGGGCGCGCCGCCCCCGAGTTTATGGAAGGCCTGGCGCGCATTGGCTTCACGGCCGACCGCATCCCCGATTTTCGGCAGGTAAACCCGGTGCTGCGCCGCCTCACGGGCTGGGAGCTGGTGGCGGTGCCCGGCATCGTCGACGATGCCGTGTTCTTCGGGATGCTGGCTGCCAAGCAGTTTCCGGCCACCACGTGGTTGCGCAAGCTCTCGGAGCTCGATTACCTGGAAGAGCCCGACATGTTCCACGACGTGTTTGGCCACGTGCCGCTGCTTACCAACGCCGAGTTTTGCCGCTTTTTGCACCAGTTAGGCCACATTGGCCTGCGCCACGCCTCCGACCCAGCCGCCGTGGAGCTGCTGGCGCGCCTGTACTGGTTTACGGTTGAGTTCGGGCTGATTCGCGACGCGGGCAGCGGCGAGGCGCGCATTTACGGCGCGGGCATTTTGTCGTCGGCCGGCGAAACGCGCTACAGCCTCGGCGACGAGCCCACGCGCCTGCCTTTCGGCGTGGCAACCGTGCTCGATACCGCTTTTCGCAAAGACGAATTCCAGACCCAATACTTCGTGCTGGAGTCGCTCGATCAGCTGTACGCCACGCTGCCGCAGGTGCAGCAGCAGCTGCGCGAAGTCATTGTAGCGGAGTTGTAG
- a CDS encoding class IV adenylate cyclase → MCSHELTHYQDFSAKARCPDAASVAERLGHLGAHFIGTDHQRDTYYATSRGKLKLREGNIEHILIHYERLPDEHGLERTQVYRYDQHPTPELLAQVLGGRPVLGVVEKTRRIYRLGHIKIHLDFFATGEQFLEVEVQDHLGQRNLQELQAECLGFLNQLGVAPSELLNNGYLPPQL, encoded by the coding sequence ATGTGCAGTCATGAGCTCACCCATTACCAGGATTTCTCAGCCAAGGCCCGCTGCCCCGACGCAGCTTCTGTTGCGGAGAGGCTTGGCCACCTAGGGGCACACTTTATCGGTACCGACCACCAGCGCGACACATACTACGCCACTTCGCGCGGCAAGCTCAAGCTGCGCGAAGGCAACATCGAGCACATCCTGATCCACTACGAGCGCCTTCCCGACGAACACGGCCTCGAACGCACCCAAGTGTACCGCTACGACCAGCACCCTACGCCGGAGTTGCTGGCTCAGGTACTTGGCGGCCGCCCCGTACTAGGTGTCGTCGAGAAAACGCGCCGCATCTACCGTTTGGGGCACATCAAAATTCACCTCGATTTCTTTGCTACCGGCGAGCAGTTTTTGGAGGTGGAAGTACAAGACCACCTAGGGCAGCGGAACCTGCAGGAGCTTCAGGCCGAATGCCTCGGGTTCTTGAATCAGCTGGGTGTTGCGCCCAGCGAGTTACTGAATAACGGCTACTTACCGCCGCAGCTTTAG
- a CDS encoding bile acid:sodium symporter family protein gives MPSAPASASPPTRSGTLLSRIGLDWFFFGLIGVVVLAYLAPGIGSNSSPVPWRRVTTLGVAAIFFLYGLRLSPEKLKAGMRNWRLHAVVQLITFGVFPLLALAVRPWFGGEAGQTLWASVFYLCTLPSTVSTSVVMVSIAGGNLPGAIFNASISSLLGIMLTPLWVSAVLHTGATGGPNLGGMAADLGLQVLLPVVLGVLLHGRFGAWAERHKQGLRLFDQSIILLMVYTSFCESFAENVFRHIRPTDLLLLALAMVALFAVVYAVIIGLSKLLGFSAEDQVTALFCGSKKSLVHGTVMAKVLFAGTAATGVLLLPTMLYHALQILLASVIAQAIGRRMAARRASGT, from the coding sequence ATGCCCTCTGCCCCTGCTTCCGCTAGCCCGCCAACCCGCTCAGGCACGCTTCTCAGCCGCATCGGCCTCGATTGGTTTTTCTTCGGGCTGATTGGCGTGGTGGTGCTGGCCTACCTGGCGCCCGGCATCGGCAGCAACAGCAGCCCGGTGCCGTGGCGGCGCGTTACCACCCTAGGTGTAGCGGCTATTTTCTTTCTGTATGGCCTGCGCCTCAGCCCCGAAAAACTGAAGGCCGGCATGCGCAACTGGCGCCTCCATGCGGTAGTGCAGCTTATCACGTTCGGGGTGTTTCCGCTGCTGGCGCTGGCCGTGCGCCCGTGGTTTGGCGGCGAGGCCGGCCAAACGTTATGGGCCAGCGTGTTTTACCTCTGTACGTTGCCCAGCACGGTGTCCACTTCGGTGGTAATGGTGAGCATCGCAGGCGGCAATTTGCCGGGGGCCATTTTCAACGCCAGCATCTCCAGCTTGCTGGGCATTATGCTTACGCCGCTGTGGGTAAGCGCGGTGCTGCATACCGGCGCCACGGGCGGCCCAAACCTAGGGGGCATGGCAGCCGATTTGGGCCTGCAGGTGTTGCTGCCCGTGGTGCTGGGCGTGCTGCTGCACGGCCGCTTCGGGGCTTGGGCCGAGCGCCACAAGCAGGGCCTGCGGCTGTTCGATCAGAGCATCATCCTGCTGATGGTGTATACGTCGTTTTGCGAGTCGTTTGCCGAAAACGTGTTCCGCCACATTCGCCCCACCGACCTGCTGCTGCTGGCCCTAGCCATGGTGGCGCTGTTTGCCGTGGTGTACGCCGTCATCATCGGCCTGAGCAAGCTGCTTGGCTTTTCGGCCGAAGACCAGGTTACCGCCTTGTTTTGCGGCTCCAAAAAATCGTTGGTGCACGGTACCGTTATGGCCAAGGTGCTGTTTGCGGGCACGGCCGCTACGGGCGTGCTGCTGCTGCCCACCATGCTTTACCACGCGCTGCAAATTTTGCTGGCCAGCGTAATTGCCCAAGCCATTGGCCGGCGCATGGCCGCCCGCAGGGCCTCCGGCACCTAG
- a CDS encoding lipocalin-like domain-containing protein produces MKKLPVYLSLALALTGLASCEKELEEVAQPTAKAEAQVQQTPQQLLAAGQWQMTDLATVSTPAGAEAAVTVSMFAHMKSTLRDNLTQFTTDGRYVLDEGATKANPQVEQQKSGSYTLSEDAKTLTVKVGDSERKFAVEELSANTLRLKLTEGEGANATTYVSTFAH; encoded by the coding sequence ATGAAGAAACTGCCCGTTTACCTGAGCTTGGCGCTGGCCCTTACTGGCCTGGCATCGTGTGAGAAAGAGTTGGAAGAAGTAGCGCAGCCCACCGCTAAAGCCGAAGCACAGGTGCAGCAGACCCCGCAGCAATTACTTGCAGCCGGACAATGGCAAATGACGGACCTTGCCACCGTATCGACACCGGCCGGTGCTGAAGCGGCCGTAACCGTAAGCATGTTTGCGCACATGAAATCCACGCTGCGCGACAACCTCACCCAGTTCACCACCGACGGCCGCTACGTGCTCGACGAGGGTGCCACCAAAGCAAACCCGCAGGTAGAGCAGCAAAAGTCTGGCTCTTACACCCTGAGCGAAGACGCCAAGACCCTCACCGTGAAGGTAGGTGATTCGGAGCGCAAGTTTGCAGTAGAAGAACTATCGGCCAACACCCTCCGCCTGAAACTAACCGAAGGCGAAGGCGCCAACGCTACCACTTACGTGAGCACTTTCGCTCACTAA